A stretch of Chitinophaga caeni DNA encodes these proteins:
- a CDS encoding SusC/RagA family TonB-linked outer membrane protein, whose protein sequence is MQKTANGCCGRGASKISPANGTNIHFLQWFSRCTKVLFILLLLVQSAAAQSNKTISLNVKNASLKSVMDQVNKQTGVFIVAPRKIYNDTKPVTVNLSNVKLKVFLDRVLVNQPLAYRIDDNTVFLSTKPIVEDKDSKKEEKDTLVNVFGRVTIDGEAIPGATVRVKNQPIGTVTNETGLYTLRDIPEKSVVIISSLGFVSKEITVSKSSLFNIELERTANSLDESVVIGYGTTTKRFATGSVVSVKAEEIEKQPVQNPLLALQGRVPGMVISQSSGYEHGPVKIEIRGRNTLNPFFTSDPLVIIDGVPLTVLDLSAFRSPFSASEGFDQSNMSPAGGQNPLYGINPSDIESIEVLKDADATAIYGSRGANGVILITTKKGKPGKTKVDVAYSQGVKVVTRRWDMLNTQDYIAMRKEAIENSGATPGLVNSSNNTTVNAADFLVWDTTRYTDWQDYIWGNTGTWSNAQVALSGGTELSTFRISGSYNRSSDITVKSGANQNASVSFNFNNFSKDKRFRINLIGSYVYTYVNTINVGSGVSASALPPNAPAILDSTGKPNYAGWDVGVNYPFSGLFRKYENKQNALKASLQMQYNITKNLSAKINFGYNNTLNSPTQLNPAYSKNPFFAEVQDATATFSDSKNSNWIIEPQLNYVNNNIAGKGTLTVLLGGTLQTNNTSSMRVTGTGFADDALIGSISNANEVKTFDNAAQYKYTGAFTRIGMNWLSRYIINLTGRRDGSSRFGPSNRFGNFWGVGGAWILSEEPWLKERLPDVISFIKLRGSYGITGSDGVGDYQFLAQWGNLAPSLYPYNGVVPLSSQLQANSEYHWEVNRKTEQALDLNFFDDALQISISHYENRSNNQLVSFPTPDYTGFSSVVANSPADVRNTGWEGYINAQIINRKDFSWSANFNISKNYNKLLAYPDLEKSPYYSRYVIGQPLNLAFTFHYLGVNPETGFYEYEDHDKDGEVKTVLGVKPGTEGDDRYVPISLVPDFTGGFGNQFSYKNFRLSVFMEFQKKVAASGLESQPGKLQNISRWTYENRWREPGQKALAPKLSAINDISYTQFAQSDGNYADASYIRVKTVAFSYALPKKLAERIKMSSMRINFNAQNLFTITNYKGMDPDVTSFGSMPPVRTITAGIACSF, encoded by the coding sequence ATGCAAAAAACAGCAAATGGCTGCTGTGGAAGGGGGGCTTCAAAAATATCTCCTGCCAACGGAACAAATATTCATTTTCTACAGTGGTTTTCACGCTGTACAAAAGTCTTATTTATCCTTCTCCTGTTAGTGCAATCAGCCGCGGCCCAGTCGAATAAAACTATTTCACTGAATGTTAAGAATGCCAGCCTGAAATCTGTCATGGACCAGGTCAATAAACAAACCGGCGTGTTTATCGTGGCGCCGAGAAAAATCTACAACGATACGAAACCTGTAACTGTAAACTTGTCGAATGTTAAATTGAAAGTTTTCCTGGACCGGGTACTTGTAAACCAGCCCCTGGCTTATAGGATAGATGATAATACGGTATTTCTCAGCACTAAACCTATTGTTGAGGATAAGGATTCAAAAAAGGAAGAAAAAGATACCCTGGTCAATGTTTTCGGAAGGGTAACCATCGATGGTGAAGCCATTCCCGGCGCTACCGTAAGGGTCAAAAACCAACCAATCGGTACCGTGACTAATGAAACCGGGCTTTATACTCTAAGGGATATCCCGGAAAAATCGGTTGTTATAATTAGCAGCCTGGGCTTCGTTTCCAAGGAAATTACAGTTTCCAAATCGAGCCTGTTCAATATCGAGTTAGAAAGAACTGCCAATAGCCTGGACGAATCCGTGGTGATCGGTTACGGTACCACTACCAAAAGGTTCGCAACCGGAAGCGTCGTGTCGGTGAAAGCGGAGGAGATAGAAAAGCAACCGGTTCAAAATCCCTTGCTCGCATTGCAAGGTAGGGTGCCGGGTATGGTCATCTCCCAATCATCAGGCTATGAGCATGGTCCAGTTAAAATCGAAATTCGAGGCAGGAATACCTTGAACCCATTTTTTACTTCTGATCCCCTCGTAATTATCGATGGTGTTCCCCTGACAGTTTTAGATCTTAGCGCTTTCAGGTCGCCGTTTTCGGCTTCTGAAGGTTTTGATCAATCAAACATGTCGCCGGCCGGTGGACAAAATCCCTTGTACGGGATTAACCCTAGCGATATTGAGTCCATAGAAGTTTTAAAAGATGCAGATGCTACGGCTATTTACGGTAGTCGCGGCGCCAATGGTGTCATCCTCATTACAACTAAAAAGGGAAAACCCGGCAAAACCAAAGTAGATGTCGCTTACTCCCAAGGGGTTAAAGTAGTTACCCGCCGTTGGGATATGTTGAATACGCAGGATTATATCGCGATGAGAAAAGAGGCGATTGAAAATAGCGGCGCCACGCCCGGATTGGTAAATAGCTCAAACAATACAACCGTAAATGCTGCTGATTTCCTTGTTTGGGATACGACCCGTTATACTGATTGGCAGGATTATATTTGGGGGAATACCGGTACTTGGAGTAATGCGCAGGTTGCATTATCAGGTGGAACGGAACTCAGTACTTTCCGTATCTCGGGCTCCTATAACCGTAGCTCGGATATCACGGTAAAAAGTGGCGCCAACCAGAACGCTTCCGTATCGTTTAACTTCAATAATTTCAGCAAGGACAAGCGCTTCCGTATTAACTTGATTGGGAGCTATGTTTATACATACGTCAATACCATTAATGTTGGTTCAGGCGTCTCGGCAAGCGCCCTCCCGCCTAATGCCCCGGCAATTTTAGACAGCACGGGCAAACCGAATTACGCGGGATGGGATGTGGGAGTAAATTACCCGTTTTCCGGACTTTTTAGGAAATATGAGAATAAGCAAAATGCATTGAAAGCCAGCTTGCAAATGCAATATAATATCACCAAAAATTTATCAGCTAAGATTAATTTTGGTTATAATAATACACTCAACTCACCCACCCAATTAAATCCAGCGTATTCAAAAAATCCTTTTTTTGCCGAAGTGCAGGATGCGACCGCGACATTCAGTGATAGTAAAAACTCAAATTGGATTATTGAACCGCAGTTAAATTATGTAAATAACAATATCGCTGGAAAAGGTACGCTGACAGTATTATTGGGCGGTACCTTGCAAACAAATAACACCTCCAGTATGCGGGTAACCGGTACCGGGTTTGCCGATGATGCCTTGATTGGAAGTATATCCAACGCTAATGAGGTCAAAACATTCGATAATGCAGCGCAATATAAATATACGGGCGCTTTTACCAGAATCGGTATGAATTGGCTCTCCAGGTATATTATTAATTTAACCGGTAGGCGCGATGGAAGCAGCCGCTTCGGTCCCTCGAACCGTTTCGGTAATTTTTGGGGAGTAGGCGGTGCCTGGATTTTAAGTGAAGAGCCTTGGTTAAAAGAACGCTTACCGGATGTAATCAGCTTTATTAAGCTCAGGGGCAGTTATGGTATTACCGGTAGTGATGGCGTAGGCGATTACCAATTCCTTGCCCAATGGGGTAACTTGGCGCCGTCATTATATCCTTATAATGGTGTCGTTCCTTTATCATCGCAACTACAGGCCAACAGCGAATACCATTGGGAGGTAAACCGTAAAACGGAGCAAGCTTTAGATCTGAATTTTTTCGATGACGCCCTCCAGATATCTATCTCGCATTATGAAAATCGTAGTAATAACCAGCTTGTAAGTTTCCCGACACCTGATTACACCGGTTTTAGTTCCGTGGTGGCCAACTCGCCCGCAGATGTCCGAAATACTGGGTGGGAAGGATATATCAATGCCCAAATTATTAACAGGAAGGATTTTTCCTGGAGCGCTAATTTTAACATCAGCAAGAACTACAATAAACTATTAGCTTATCCCGACCTGGAAAAGTCGCCATATTATAGTCGTTATGTCATCGGTCAGCCGTTAAACCTAGCCTTTACTTTTCATTACCTGGGCGTAAATCCTGAAACCGGGTTTTATGAGTATGAAGATCATGATAAAGATGGCGAAGTAAAGACGGTGTTAGGGGTTAAGCCCGGTACGGAAGGAGATGATCGTTATGTGCCTATTTCATTAGTACCGGATTTTACCGGTGGCTTCGGAAACCAGTTCTCGTATAAAAACTTTCGACTGTCCGTTTTCATGGAATTTCAAAAGAAAGTGGCCGCAAGTGGTTTGGAATCCCAGCCGGGTAAGCTACAGAATATATCCAGGTGGACTTATGAAAACCGCTGGAGAGAACCCGGGCAAAAAGCCCTGGCGCCAAAACTATCTGCAATTAATGATATATCATACACCCAGTTTGCGCAATCTGACGGTAACTATGCGGATGCCAGCTATATCAGGGTAAAAACAGTAGCATTCTCTTATGCTTTACCTAAAAAATTGGCTGAAAGGATTAAGATGAGCTCGATGCGAATCAATTTCAACGCGCAGAACTTATTTACGATCACGAACTATAAAGGGATGGATCCCGATGTTACGTCATTCGGAAGTATGCCTCCGGTGAGAACCATTACCGCAGGTATCGCTTGTTCTTTTTAA
- a CDS encoding FecR family protein: protein MDSVREIYQKALNGTATESEMYFLRSWMAEAEHAEEARALLVRSFSEVESTVDMSAGKAQAILEAILAAEKQSSGGKLRKLLPRYWKAAAVIALLALGGLYYNWLQQKQPIQPIARAVPVTDIDPAHQGAILTLSDGSEIVLDSAKKGILAAQNGVNVVLDSGQLSYNPTANTENAISYNMVNTPKGRQFSLQLPDGSKVWLNAASSIKYPTSFNGNQRLVVLSGEAYFEVAKNSKMPFRVNINNKVTVDVLGTSFNINAYGDNGSINTTLITGAVAIQRASKLQSSANKRFVLKPGQAAQVPLLQSSSGININYNADIRKALAWKNGAFNLEGASLKDVMKEVERWYNIEVVYEDGNVPDIYFTGEMSRNVKLSSFLKALKEWQINYRLEGNRLTILP, encoded by the coding sequence ATGGACAGCGTTAGAGAAATATATCAAAAAGCATTGAATGGCACCGCCACGGAAAGCGAGATGTACTTTTTGCGGAGCTGGATGGCGGAAGCTGAGCATGCAGAGGAAGCTAGGGCGCTTTTAGTGCGGTCTTTTTCAGAAGTTGAATCGACAGTTGATATGTCCGCAGGTAAAGCTCAAGCAATTCTCGAAGCGATCCTCGCCGCGGAAAAACAATCTAGCGGCGGAAAGTTGCGCAAGCTTTTACCCCGTTATTGGAAAGCGGCAGCAGTCATTGCTTTACTGGCTCTCGGCGGCTTGTATTATAATTGGCTTCAACAGAAACAACCTATTCAACCAATAGCCCGTGCCGTGCCTGTAACTGATATCGACCCGGCGCATCAAGGCGCCATCCTTACTTTGTCCGATGGAAGCGAGATTGTTTTAGATAGTGCGAAAAAAGGTATCCTTGCTGCTCAAAATGGGGTAAATGTGGTTTTAGATAGTGGACAATTATCTTATAATCCTACAGCGAATACCGAAAACGCAATAAGTTATAACATGGTAAATACTCCGAAAGGAAGGCAATTTTCCTTGCAATTACCGGATGGTTCCAAGGTATGGTTAAACGCTGCCAGTTCTATAAAATATCCTACCTCGTTCAATGGAAATCAGAGGTTGGTAGTGCTGAGCGGAGAAGCTTATTTCGAGGTGGCAAAGAATAGCAAAATGCCCTTCAGGGTAAATATTAATAACAAGGTTACTGTTGATGTTTTAGGCACCAGTTTTAATATAAATGCATACGGGGATAACGGCTCTATAAATACAACCTTGATAACCGGGGCCGTGGCTATTCAACGGGCATCAAAATTACAATCATCAGCCAACAAACGGTTTGTTCTGAAACCGGGACAAGCTGCGCAAGTTCCGTTACTACAATCATCGTCCGGGATCAATATTAACTATAATGCTGATATACGAAAAGCATTAGCATGGAAAAACGGCGCATTTAACTTGGAAGGCGCTTCTTTAAAAGATGTCATGAAAGAAGTAGAGAGATGGTATAATATAGAAGTTGTTTATGAAGATGGTAACGTGCCGGATATCTATTTCACCGGGGAAATGAGTCGCAATGTTAAACTCTCATCATTTTTGAAAGCCCTAAAAGAATGGCAGATTAATTATCGCCTGGAAGGCAACCGCCTGACCATCTTGCCATAG
- a CDS encoding RNA polymerase sigma factor produces the protein MPGNRTAPNEQELLALVATGDVQAFSQLFDHYRPFVYTSSLRMTGEEMLAEEIVQDTFLKVWLNKNTLTGIENFQGWLYRVAANLTLNAIKKERLHQRTIQEWLANIHDGEHYHGIEEDESKFRNILNAAIMRLPARQKETYELIKQQGYKRDEAAALLKISPETVKYHLDQAMKSIRAYCMAQTDGEIIAILCCLILFS, from the coding sequence ATGCCAGGAAATCGAACAGCGCCGAATGAGCAGGAATTGCTGGCCTTAGTGGCCACGGGTGATGTACAAGCATTTTCACAGTTATTTGACCATTACAGGCCCTTTGTTTATACGAGCAGCCTTAGGATGACCGGTGAGGAAATGCTTGCGGAAGAGATTGTTCAAGATACCTTTCTAAAAGTATGGCTGAATAAAAACACGCTCACGGGGATTGAAAATTTTCAAGGCTGGCTATACAGGGTCGCGGCAAACCTAACCTTGAATGCCATTAAAAAAGAACGGTTACACCAACGAACGATCCAAGAATGGTTGGCGAATATTCATGATGGAGAGCATTACCATGGTATCGAAGAAGATGAGAGCAAGTTCCGGAATATCTTGAATGCAGCTATTATGCGGCTGCCCGCCAGGCAAAAGGAAACATATGAGTTGATCAAGCAGCAAGGCTATAAACGCGATGAAGCCGCCGCATTGTTAAAAATATCCCCGGAAACGGTAAAGTATCACCTGGATCAAGCTATGAAGAGCATCAGGGCTTATTGCATGGCACAAACCGATGGGGAAATCATCGCGATTTTATGCTGCTTAATATTATTTTCATAA
- a CDS encoding SUMF1/EgtB/PvdO family nonheme iron enzyme, with translation MKYNLKILGIACSAAILASCQTGPTKEQQAAAAIYKDSTMCCAIPPRTFAARMHTEVKVSGTGTGLDGMVYIPAGAFEMGTNEMEAYEQERPSHKVRVDAFWMDKTEVTNRQFKKFVDETGYLTVAERMPDWEELKKMLPPGTPKPSDEELQPGSLVFMAPDHKVGQDDISQWWKWVRGANWQHPEGPRSNLEGRWDHPVVQVSWEDAEAYCKWAGKRLPTEAEWEYAARGGLKSKRYAWGDEFLPSGKYYANTFQGSFPYGNEDLDGFDGTAPVMSFPNNNYGLFDMIGNVWEWTADWYDYNSYKKLNNGTIYSNPKGPAHSFNPDDPYAKERVTKGGSFLCADNYCVNYRPSARRGTSYDSGSSNIGFRCVKDDNSASQTQLASNQ, from the coding sequence ATGAAGTATAATTTAAAGATATTGGGCATCGCGTGCAGCGCCGCTATATTAGCCAGTTGCCAAACAGGGCCAACAAAGGAGCAACAAGCAGCGGCGGCTATTTATAAAGATAGCACGATGTGCTGCGCCATTCCACCGAGAACGTTCGCAGCAAGAATGCATACCGAAGTAAAAGTTTCAGGAACCGGAACCGGGCTGGATGGCATGGTTTATATTCCGGCGGGTGCATTCGAAATGGGTACTAACGAAATGGAAGCCTATGAACAGGAAAGGCCATCTCATAAAGTTAGGGTCGATGCTTTCTGGATGGATAAAACGGAAGTAACAAACCGCCAGTTTAAAAAATTTGTGGATGAAACGGGTTACCTCACGGTAGCAGAAAGAATGCCGGATTGGGAAGAACTAAAGAAGATGCTTCCACCCGGCACACCGAAACCCAGCGATGAAGAACTGCAACCCGGCTCGCTCGTTTTCATGGCGCCGGATCATAAAGTGGGTCAAGATGATATCTCGCAATGGTGGAAATGGGTACGCGGCGCAAACTGGCAACATCCCGAGGGCCCTCGATCTAACCTCGAAGGACGATGGGATCACCCGGTGGTACAGGTTTCGTGGGAAGATGCAGAGGCATATTGCAAATGGGCAGGCAAAAGGCTGCCGACTGAAGCAGAATGGGAATATGCAGCCAGGGGTGGACTTAAATCTAAACGTTACGCTTGGGGGGATGAATTTTTGCCCTCGGGTAAATATTATGCGAATACCTTCCAAGGATCATTTCCTTACGGGAATGAAGACCTCGATGGGTTTGACGGAACGGCTCCCGTAATGAGTTTTCCTAATAATAATTACGGTTTATTTGATATGATCGGCAATGTTTGGGAATGGACAGCGGATTGGTATGATTATAACAGTTATAAAAAATTGAACAACGGAACAATTTATAGCAATCCGAAAGGTCCTGCTCACTCTTTCAATCCTGACGACCCTTACGCGAAAGAACGTGTTACGAAAGGAGGATCATTTTTATGTGCTGATAATTATTGCGTGAATTACAGGCCAAGCGCAAGGAGGGGAACATCTTATGATTCCGGTTCTTCTAACATAGGGTTCCGTTGCGTAAAGGATGATAATAGTGCCTCGCAAACACAACTAGCAAGTAATCAATAA
- a CDS encoding HAD family hydrolase yields MTRFIYFQYSHYYWKTPGVLFLVLLFFMSSCMDVKKQPDSTAGTITGTTNIDPLPSWNEGPLKTNILNFVTESIDSSGENFITVEDRVAVFDNDGTLWSEQPVYFQFFFAMDQVRGMAATHPAWSKTEPYKSVINHDLKSLMAQGEKGLMKILGTSHSGMTSTEFENMVTKWIDTAVHPLEKKKYKDLVFLPMIELIRFLQDHDYTVYIVSGGETAFMRPWVTEAYGIPRDRVIGSNLKLEFQWQGDEPVLMRLPAVEFNDDGVGKPMSIDRIIGRKPVAAFGNSDGDLPMLQWTASNPKYKSLMMIVHHTDSTREFAYDRESKIGRLDKALDWAKEHQWYLMDMQKDWKVVYKP; encoded by the coding sequence ATGACGCGTTTCATCTATTTTCAATATAGCCATTATTATTGGAAAACTCCCGGCGTGCTTTTCCTTGTGTTGCTGTTTTTCATGTCGTCGTGCATGGATGTGAAAAAGCAACCGGATAGTACTGCCGGGACTATCACTGGTACAACAAATATCGATCCTTTACCATCGTGGAATGAAGGACCGCTTAAGACTAATATATTAAACTTTGTAACGGAATCTATTGATAGTTCCGGTGAAAATTTTATAACGGTTGAAGACCGTGTCGCCGTATTTGATAATGACGGTACATTATGGTCGGAGCAACCGGTGTACTTCCAATTTTTCTTCGCAATGGACCAGGTTCGCGGGATGGCTGCCACGCATCCTGCTTGGAGTAAAACAGAACCATACAAATCCGTGATCAACCACGATTTAAAGTCCTTGATGGCGCAAGGTGAAAAAGGTTTGATGAAAATACTGGGTACGAGCCATTCAGGTATGACCAGTACCGAATTTGAAAACATGGTAACGAAATGGATCGATACCGCCGTGCATCCCCTGGAGAAAAAGAAATATAAAGACTTGGTATTTCTCCCGATGATTGAGCTGATCCGTTTCTTACAGGATCACGATTATACCGTGTACATCGTTTCGGGTGGAGAAACAGCATTCATGCGGCCATGGGTAACGGAGGCTTATGGAATACCGAGGGACCGCGTGATTGGCAGTAACCTAAAACTCGAATTTCAATGGCAAGGAGATGAACCCGTACTGATGAGATTACCTGCCGTCGAATTTAATGATGATGGTGTCGGCAAACCGATGTCGATCGACAGGATCATCGGCCGAAAGCCGGTAGCCGCATTCGGTAATTCGGACGGCGATTTGCCGATGTTGCAATGGACTGCTTCCAATCCCAAGTATAAAAGTTTAATGATGATCGTGCATCATACCGACAGTACCCGTGAGTTTGCCTACGACCGTGAATCGAAGATCGGTCGGTTAGATAAAGCATTGGATTGGGCTAAAGAACATCAATGGTACTTAATGGATATGCAGAAAGATTGGAAAGTTGTATATAAACCTTGA
- a CDS encoding PepSY-like domain-containing protein, which translates to MKSLKFILQIAFILLFATDYTMAQDSKTMLKAERIKSDQLPPEVIDAYKKKYPNANLKQIVKIPLNVYKEDWQIDELEHPDGSEQFYKLYLTGTNMHLEALYDAEGNLVRANEVAKNVKMPKKIGDYVYNNYKSYHVKSDKVKRLIEPNAINAEWEILVVKGKEKKRLLFDTDGNFVKEK; encoded by the coding sequence ATGAAATCTCTAAAATTCATTCTTCAAATTGCTTTTATACTCTTATTTGCCACGGATTATACCATGGCACAAGATTCCAAGACCATGTTGAAAGCTGAGAGAATTAAGAGCGACCAATTACCGCCCGAAGTGATCGATGCTTATAAAAAGAAATACCCCAATGCTAACCTGAAGCAAATAGTAAAAATTCCACTAAATGTTTACAAGGAGGATTGGCAGATCGATGAATTGGAGCATCCCGATGGATCAGAGCAGTTTTACAAACTTTACCTCACCGGTACAAATATGCACCTCGAAGCCTTGTATGACGCGGAGGGTAACTTGGTCCGCGCCAATGAAGTAGCAAAGAATGTTAAGATGCCTAAAAAGATTGGCGATTATGTTTATAACAATTATAAATCTTACCATGTAAAGAGCGATAAGGTTAAACGCCTCATCGAACCGAATGCCATCAATGCAGAATGGGAGATTTTGGTAGTAAAAGGAAAAGAGAAGAAAAGGTTACTGTTTGATACGGATGGGAATTTTGTTAAAGAAAAATAA
- a CDS encoding outer membrane beta-barrel protein → MIKWKYGLLLIVASIFCSESKGQALIALLLGNKVKNDKIHVGIYLGASTSWIANAPGQTPRIGFAIGAYTTYAWKENWEIAIDIVMKSPKGGKKLGYGDSFTVPTDSIFHGEEFNRLQTYLSFAPLIRYKWNPSWGLALGPYFAARIKSKDVYTIHDDKVDQSYTYNSKSDTHLVDVGLSFDMQYVLMKGKGIRINAGFNLGLTNFYKDKAKTAYQRQVLLGVGIPIGQK, encoded by the coding sequence ATGATAAAGTGGAAATATGGCTTACTGTTGATCGTTGCTTCGATCTTCTGTTCCGAGTCTAAAGGACAAGCTTTAATTGCCCTACTGCTTGGCAACAAGGTGAAAAACGATAAAATACATGTCGGTATTTACCTGGGCGCTTCAACATCTTGGATTGCCAATGCACCGGGGCAAACCCCCAGGATCGGATTCGCAATCGGTGCATATACCACTTATGCATGGAAGGAGAACTGGGAAATCGCGATCGATATCGTGATGAAATCACCGAAAGGTGGAAAGAAGTTAGGGTACGGTGACTCATTTACTGTTCCTACCGATTCCATCTTCCACGGGGAGGAATTTAACCGTTTGCAAACATACCTGTCCTTCGCTCCATTGATCCGCTATAAATGGAACCCATCATGGGGGCTGGCCCTGGGACCATACTTTGCGGCAAGGATAAAATCTAAAGATGTATATACTATCCATGATGATAAGGTAGACCAGTCATATACATACAATAGCAAAAGTGATACCCACCTGGTAGATGTAGGACTATCATTCGATATGCAATATGTATTAATGAAAGGGAAGGGAATTAGAATTAATGCAGGCTTTAACCTGGGGTTGACAAACTTTTATAAGGATAAAGCCAAGACCGCATACCAGCGGCAGGTGTTGTTAGGGGTAGGAATACCCATCGGTCAAAAGTGA
- a CDS encoding BamA/TamA family outer membrane protein, whose translation MARSKLFFCFFSCWLIFFDVKGQDSLGRQEWKFSIKDSLDNAIDLSDWIINAKGFVPVPYIITEPAIGFGAAIAPVFMKKRTQPLSVLEHENIARIPPDITGAFGFYTDSKSWGVGAGRSSTIIKWKLRYKVFAGYLNMNLNFYKTIPVKGEVKYGANIRSIPAFLRLQKQVGLSNWYMGMQYLFVKTKAKLEQSILPDSLFKPKELDNTSSIPGILIEYDKRDNVFTPNSGIKAHFDANFSQEFFGSDFDYTHLNGYMYAYLPLGNQEKWVCGFRFDMQQVFGDIPFYFKPGLDLRGIPRGRYQGNTNILVETEQRWNVTHRWSAVFFTGAGKAFDAYDEFGDAGWEYNYGTGFRYLLARKFKLYMGADIAKGPEQWGFYIQFGSAWLK comes from the coding sequence ATGGCTAGATCAAAGTTGTTCTTTTGTTTTTTTTCTTGTTGGTTGATATTTTTTGATGTCAAGGGACAAGATTCATTAGGCCGGCAAGAATGGAAATTCAGCATAAAAGATTCTTTGGATAACGCGATCGATTTAAGTGATTGGATAATCAATGCAAAAGGGTTTGTTCCTGTACCTTATATCATTACTGAACCGGCTATCGGTTTTGGCGCGGCCATAGCCCCGGTATTTATGAAAAAAAGAACACAACCTCTATCAGTTTTGGAGCATGAGAATATAGCCAGGATACCGCCGGATATTACGGGCGCATTTGGCTTTTATACAGATAGTAAAAGCTGGGGTGTAGGGGCGGGAAGGAGCAGCACGATTATAAAGTGGAAGTTACGTTACAAGGTATTTGCCGGGTATTTAAATATGAATTTAAATTTTTATAAAACCATACCGGTTAAAGGGGAGGTTAAATATGGGGCCAATATAAGGTCAATCCCCGCCTTCCTTAGATTACAAAAGCAGGTGGGACTGTCTAACTGGTACATGGGGATGCAATATTTATTTGTAAAAACAAAAGCGAAGTTAGAGCAGTCAATATTGCCGGATTCATTGTTTAAGCCGAAAGAACTGGACAATACCAGCAGTATCCCCGGTATCTTGATTGAATATGATAAGCGTGATAATGTTTTTACGCCCAATAGTGGTATCAAGGCTCATTTTGACGCAAATTTTTCGCAGGAGTTCTTTGGCAGTGATTTCGATTATACCCATTTAAATGGATATATGTACGCATATCTTCCCCTGGGTAACCAGGAAAAGTGGGTCTGCGGTTTCCGCTTCGACATGCAACAGGTTTTCGGTGATATCCCGTTTTATTTTAAACCGGGATTGGATTTAAGAGGCATCCCCAGGGGGCGCTACCAAGGGAACACGAACATCTTGGTGGAGACGGAACAACGATGGAATGTAACACATCGTTGGAGCGCAGTTTTCTTCACCGGCGCCGGTAAAGCCTTCGATGCGTACGATGAATTTGGAGATGCCGGTTGGGAATATAATTACGGCACGGGTTTTAGGTATTTGCTAGCGAGGAAATTTAAATTATACATGGGAGCCGATATTGCGAAAGGGCCGGAACAATGGGGGTTTTATATACAATTTGGTAGCGCATGGTTAAAATAA
- a CDS encoding DUF4136 domain-containing protein, whose protein sequence is MKRFSALLLLSVALMTACRKEPDLSDLSLNFVVQTDRDPGAQFNSYSTFYISDTIAYLSANKNDSILVDENAKTLVATIKSNMEARGYTFVERDEDPDLGINTIAIKDITVGIVYPGYWWGYPGYWDPWYWGWYYPYYYPWATAYSVTTGSVIVELIDLKNADENQKLNVAWTANLNGALGSTSTNVQLAVDGINQAFTQSPYLSAQ, encoded by the coding sequence ATGAAAAGATTCTCCGCTTTGCTATTGCTATCCGTAGCACTAATGACCGCTTGCCGGAAAGAACCTGATCTTTCCGACCTTTCTTTAAACTTCGTGGTACAGACAGACCGTGACCCCGGAGCGCAGTTTAACAGCTATAGTACATTCTATATTTCTGATACTATTGCATACTTATCTGCAAACAAAAATGATTCAATCCTAGTTGATGAGAATGCGAAGACCTTGGTGGCAACGATCAAGAGCAACATGGAAGCCAGAGGCTACACATTCGTAGAGAGGGATGAAGATCCAGACCTCGGCATCAACACCATCGCGATCAAAGACATTACGGTGGGCATCGTTTACCCAGGTTATTGGTGGGGTTATCCGGGTTATTGGGATCCTTGGTACTGGGGTTGGTATTATCCTTATTATTACCCCTGGGCTACTGCTTATTCAGTTACAACGGGCAGTGTGATCGTAGAATTGATAGACCTTAAAAATGCGGACGAAAACCAGAAGCTAAATGTTGCCTGGACCGCAAATCTTAACGGGGCACTTGGTTCTACTTCAACTAACGTGCAATTGGCAGTAGATGGTATAAACCAAGCCTTCACACAATCTCCTTACTTATCAGCCCAGTAA